Proteins co-encoded in one Sphaeramia orbicularis unplaced genomic scaffold, fSphaOr1.1, whole genome shotgun sequence genomic window:
- the mtmr7b gene encoding myotubularin-related protein 7b isoform X1, with protein MEHIRTPKVENVRFLDRSSGQRKASVGTLYLSATHTIFVENNPESRKETWVLHSLVSSVDRPPPTPSGSQLILRCKDFHVFSLFIQQERECTEIHTALNRLTRPESYSELYCLSFNPNVNIEDRAQSWSFIDLMSDYKRMGVPNNLWVHTAANSEYKVCDSYPSELFVPKSAPPSIIVGSSRFRSRGRFPVLSYFHQDTLAAVCRCSQPLSGFSGRCHEDEMMLQALMKSNPGSDYIYVVDTRPKLNAMANKAAGKGYENEDHYSNIKLQFIGIENIHVMRSSQQKIIDVGEMRSPSMTDFLWGLENSGWLKHIKAILDAGVFIARAVADEGVSVLVHCSDGWDRTAQACSVASILLDPHYRTIQGFMVLIEKDWVSFGHKFSHRYAHLDGDPREVSPVLDQFLECVWQLSEQFPCAFEFNQRFLISIHTYVYSCQYGTFLGNSEKERRDMRLRDRSHSVWPQLWKDRSKYTNPLYQNQLSQNQSQGVLRPNTSPYCFKMWKGLYHHMDKSVPPRQSPADFLSAVREESHQLEEELTNHQERIAALTGRPVTWEKVQVPRRRVSQQWQRYLGPDPPTTYTQPITSPAHELSSKAANHKAGTAHPHLTLPLGVKGHDPSDLCTCSDLESGVADLSSHSSSGGDDGKDPDPDPDLDPDPETDPYEAASTTA; from the exons gtgcTCCACAGTCTGGTCAGCAGTGTggacagacccccccccaccccctcaggCAGTCAGCTGATTCTTCGCTGTAAAGACTTCcatgtgttcagtctgttcatCCAACAGGAGAGAGAGTGTACGGAGATACACACTGCACTGAACAGACTGACACgaccag AGTCCTACAGTGAACTCTACTGTCTGTCCTTTAATCCTAATGTGAATATAGAGGACAGGGCTCAGTCCTGGTCCTTCATAGACCTCATGTCTGATTATAAGAGGATGGGAGTTCCAAACAACCTGTGGGTTCACACTGCAGCCAACAGTGAATACAAG GTGTGTGATTCGTACCCATCTGAACTGTTTGTTCCAAAGTCGGCTCCTCCCTCCATCATCGTTGGCAGTTCCAGGTTCAGGAGTAGAGGACGCTTCCCTGTTCTGTCCTACTTCCACCAGGACACACTg GCGGCGGTGTGCAGGTGCAGTCAGCCACTGTCAGGCTTCAGCGGACGATGCCATGAGGACGAGATGATGCTGCAGGCGCTGATGAAGTCAAACCCCGGCAGTGACTACATCTATGTGGTGGACACCAGGCCCAAG cTGAACGCTATGGCCAATAAGGCGGCAGGAAAAGGCTACGAGAACGAGGACCACTACAGCAACATTAAACTGCAGTTCATAGGGATTGAAAACATTCATGTGATGAGGAGCAGCCAGCAAAAGATTATAGACG TGGGTGAGATGCGGTCCCCGTCCATGACGGACTTCCTGTGGGGTCTGGAGAACTCTGGTTGGCTCAAACACATCAAAGCCATCCTGGATGCTGGAGTCTTCATAGCTAGG GCCGTGGCTGATGAGGGCGTCAGTGTGCTGGTCCACTGTTCGGACGGCTGGGACAGGACGGCTCAGGCCTGCTCTGTAGCCAGTATTCTGCTGGACCCCCATTACAGAACCATCCAAGGATTCATG GTGCTCATAGAGAAGGACTGGGTTTCCTTTGGACACAAGTTCTCCCACAG GTACGCCCATCTGGACGGAGATCCCAGGGAAGTGTCTCCTGTCCTGGATCAGTTCCTGGAGTGTGTGTGGCAGCTTTCGGAGCAGTTCCCCTGTGCCTTCGAGTTCAACCAGCGCTTCCTCATCTCCATCCACACATACGTGTACTCCTGCCAGTACGGAACCTTCCTGGGGAACAGTGAGAAGGAGCGTAGGGACATGAG GCTCAGGGACAGGAGCCACAGTGTTTGGCCTCAGCTGTGGAAGGACCGGTCCAAATACACCAACCCACTGTACCAGAACCAGCtgagccagaaccagagccagggGGTCCTAAGACCCAACACCAGCCCATACTGCTTCAA AATGTGGAAAGGCCTGTACCACCACATGGACAAGTCCGTCCCTCCTCGACAGTCGCCTGCTGACTTCCTGTCTGCTGTGAGGGAGGAGTCCCAtcagctggaggaggagctgacCAATCACCAGGAG AGGATCGCAGCCCTGACGGGGAGGCCGGTCACCTGGGAGAAGGTTCAGGTTCCCAGGAGGAGGGTTAGCCAACAGTGGCAGAGGTACCTGGGGCCGGACCCGCCCACCACCTACACACAGCCAATCACCAGCCCTGCACATGAACTGTCCTCTAAAGCGGCCAATCACAAGGCTGGGACCGCCCACCCCCATCTGACTCTGCCcttaggggtcaaaggtcacgacCCCAGTGACCTCTGCACCTGCAGCGACCTGGAGTCCGGCGTGGCCGACCTCAGCAGCCACTCGTCTAGTGGCGGGGACGACGGCAAGGacccggacccagacccagacctggacccggacccagAAACAGACCCGTATGAAGCTGCTTCCACCACTGCCTGA
- the mtmr7b gene encoding myotubularin-related protein 7b isoform X3, with protein MEHIRTPKVENVRFLDRSSGQRKASVGTLYLSATHTIFVENNPESRKETWVLHSLVSSVDRPPPTPSGSQLILRCKDFHVFSLFIQQERECTEIHTALNRLTRPESYSELYCLSFNPNVNIEDRAQSWSFIDLMSDYKRMGVPNNLWVHTAANSEYKVCDSYPSELFVPKSAPPSIIVGSSRFRSRGRFPVLSYFHQDTLAAVCRCSQPLSGFSGRCHEDEMMLQALMKSNPGSDYIYVVDTRPKLNAMANKAAGKGYENEDHYSNIKLQFIGIENIHVMRSSQQKIIDVGEMRSPSMTDFLWGLENSGWLKHIKAILDAGVFIARAVADEGVSVLVHCSDGWDRTAQACSVASILLDPHYRTIQGFMVLIEKDWVSFGHKFSHRYAHLDGDPREVSPVLDQFLECVWQLSEQFPCAFEFNQRFLISIHTYVYSCQYGTFLGNSEKERRDMRLRDRSHSVWPQLWKDRSKYTNPLYQNQLSQNQSQGVLRPNTSPYCFKMWKGLYHHMDKSVPPRQSPADFLSAVREESHQLEEELTNHQEVPPGGPAHHYPCSRQEDRSPDGEAGHLGEGSGSQEEG; from the exons gtgcTCCACAGTCTGGTCAGCAGTGTggacagacccccccccaccccctcaggCAGTCAGCTGATTCTTCGCTGTAAAGACTTCcatgtgttcagtctgttcatCCAACAGGAGAGAGAGTGTACGGAGATACACACTGCACTGAACAGACTGACACgaccag AGTCCTACAGTGAACTCTACTGTCTGTCCTTTAATCCTAATGTGAATATAGAGGACAGGGCTCAGTCCTGGTCCTTCATAGACCTCATGTCTGATTATAAGAGGATGGGAGTTCCAAACAACCTGTGGGTTCACACTGCAGCCAACAGTGAATACAAG GTGTGTGATTCGTACCCATCTGAACTGTTTGTTCCAAAGTCGGCTCCTCCCTCCATCATCGTTGGCAGTTCCAGGTTCAGGAGTAGAGGACGCTTCCCTGTTCTGTCCTACTTCCACCAGGACACACTg GCGGCGGTGTGCAGGTGCAGTCAGCCACTGTCAGGCTTCAGCGGACGATGCCATGAGGACGAGATGATGCTGCAGGCGCTGATGAAGTCAAACCCCGGCAGTGACTACATCTATGTGGTGGACACCAGGCCCAAG cTGAACGCTATGGCCAATAAGGCGGCAGGAAAAGGCTACGAGAACGAGGACCACTACAGCAACATTAAACTGCAGTTCATAGGGATTGAAAACATTCATGTGATGAGGAGCAGCCAGCAAAAGATTATAGACG TGGGTGAGATGCGGTCCCCGTCCATGACGGACTTCCTGTGGGGTCTGGAGAACTCTGGTTGGCTCAAACACATCAAAGCCATCCTGGATGCTGGAGTCTTCATAGCTAGG GCCGTGGCTGATGAGGGCGTCAGTGTGCTGGTCCACTGTTCGGACGGCTGGGACAGGACGGCTCAGGCCTGCTCTGTAGCCAGTATTCTGCTGGACCCCCATTACAGAACCATCCAAGGATTCATG GTGCTCATAGAGAAGGACTGGGTTTCCTTTGGACACAAGTTCTCCCACAG GTACGCCCATCTGGACGGAGATCCCAGGGAAGTGTCTCCTGTCCTGGATCAGTTCCTGGAGTGTGTGTGGCAGCTTTCGGAGCAGTTCCCCTGTGCCTTCGAGTTCAACCAGCGCTTCCTCATCTCCATCCACACATACGTGTACTCCTGCCAGTACGGAACCTTCCTGGGGAACAGTGAGAAGGAGCGTAGGGACATGAG GCTCAGGGACAGGAGCCACAGTGTTTGGCCTCAGCTGTGGAAGGACCGGTCCAAATACACCAACCCACTGTACCAGAACCAGCtgagccagaaccagagccagggGGTCCTAAGACCCAACACCAGCCCATACTGCTTCAA AATGTGGAAAGGCCTGTACCACCACATGGACAAGTCCGTCCCTCCTCGACAGTCGCCTGCTGACTTCCTGTCTGCTGTGAGGGAGGAGTCCCAtcagctggaggaggagctgacCAATCACCAGGAGGTACCGCCAGGAGGACCCGCCCACCACTACCCGTGCTCCAGACAAG AGGATCGCAGCCCTGACGGGGAGGCCGGTCACCTGGGAGAAGGTTCAGGTTCCCAGGAGGAGGGTTAG
- the mtmr7b gene encoding myotubularin-related protein 7b isoform X2, whose translation MEHIRTPKVENVRFLDRSSGQRKASVGTLYLSATHTIFVENNPESRKETWVLHSLVSSVDRPPPTPSGSQLILRCKDFHVFSLFIQQERECTEIHTALNRLTRPESYSELYCLSFNPNVNIEDRAQSWSFIDLMSDYKRMGVPNNLWVHTAANSEYKVCDSYPSELFVPKSAPPSIIVGSSRFRSRGRFPVLSYFHQDTLAAVCRCSQPLSGFSGRCHEDEMMLQALMKSNPGSDYIYVVDTRPKLNAMANKAAGKGYENEDHYSNIKLQFIGIENIHVMRSSQQKIIDVGEMRSPSMTDFLWGLENSGWLKHIKAILDAGVFIARAVADEGVSVLVHCSDGWDRTAQACSVASILLDPHYRTIQGFMVLIEKDWVSFGHKFSHRYAHLDGDPREVSPVLDQFLECVWQLSEQFPCAFEFNQRFLISIHTYVYSCQYGTFLGNSEKERRDMRLRDRSHSVWPQLWKDRSKYTNPLYQNQLSQNQSQGVLRPNTSPYCFKMWKGLYHHMDKSVPPRQSPADFLSAVREESHQLEEELTNHQERIAALTGRPVTWEKVQVPRRRVSQQWQRYLGPDPPTTYTQPITSPAHELSSKAANHKAGTAHPHLTLPLGVKGHDPSDLCTCSDLESGVADLSSHSSSGGDDGKDPDPYEAASTTA comes from the exons gtgcTCCACAGTCTGGTCAGCAGTGTggacagacccccccccaccccctcaggCAGTCAGCTGATTCTTCGCTGTAAAGACTTCcatgtgttcagtctgttcatCCAACAGGAGAGAGAGTGTACGGAGATACACACTGCACTGAACAGACTGACACgaccag AGTCCTACAGTGAACTCTACTGTCTGTCCTTTAATCCTAATGTGAATATAGAGGACAGGGCTCAGTCCTGGTCCTTCATAGACCTCATGTCTGATTATAAGAGGATGGGAGTTCCAAACAACCTGTGGGTTCACACTGCAGCCAACAGTGAATACAAG GTGTGTGATTCGTACCCATCTGAACTGTTTGTTCCAAAGTCGGCTCCTCCCTCCATCATCGTTGGCAGTTCCAGGTTCAGGAGTAGAGGACGCTTCCCTGTTCTGTCCTACTTCCACCAGGACACACTg GCGGCGGTGTGCAGGTGCAGTCAGCCACTGTCAGGCTTCAGCGGACGATGCCATGAGGACGAGATGATGCTGCAGGCGCTGATGAAGTCAAACCCCGGCAGTGACTACATCTATGTGGTGGACACCAGGCCCAAG cTGAACGCTATGGCCAATAAGGCGGCAGGAAAAGGCTACGAGAACGAGGACCACTACAGCAACATTAAACTGCAGTTCATAGGGATTGAAAACATTCATGTGATGAGGAGCAGCCAGCAAAAGATTATAGACG TGGGTGAGATGCGGTCCCCGTCCATGACGGACTTCCTGTGGGGTCTGGAGAACTCTGGTTGGCTCAAACACATCAAAGCCATCCTGGATGCTGGAGTCTTCATAGCTAGG GCCGTGGCTGATGAGGGCGTCAGTGTGCTGGTCCACTGTTCGGACGGCTGGGACAGGACGGCTCAGGCCTGCTCTGTAGCCAGTATTCTGCTGGACCCCCATTACAGAACCATCCAAGGATTCATG GTGCTCATAGAGAAGGACTGGGTTTCCTTTGGACACAAGTTCTCCCACAG GTACGCCCATCTGGACGGAGATCCCAGGGAAGTGTCTCCTGTCCTGGATCAGTTCCTGGAGTGTGTGTGGCAGCTTTCGGAGCAGTTCCCCTGTGCCTTCGAGTTCAACCAGCGCTTCCTCATCTCCATCCACACATACGTGTACTCCTGCCAGTACGGAACCTTCCTGGGGAACAGTGAGAAGGAGCGTAGGGACATGAG GCTCAGGGACAGGAGCCACAGTGTTTGGCCTCAGCTGTGGAAGGACCGGTCCAAATACACCAACCCACTGTACCAGAACCAGCtgagccagaaccagagccagggGGTCCTAAGACCCAACACCAGCCCATACTGCTTCAA AATGTGGAAAGGCCTGTACCACCACATGGACAAGTCCGTCCCTCCTCGACAGTCGCCTGCTGACTTCCTGTCTGCTGTGAGGGAGGAGTCCCAtcagctggaggaggagctgacCAATCACCAGGAG AGGATCGCAGCCCTGACGGGGAGGCCGGTCACCTGGGAGAAGGTTCAGGTTCCCAGGAGGAGGGTTAGCCAACAGTGGCAGAGGTACCTGGGGCCGGACCCGCCCACCACCTACACACAGCCAATCACCAGCCCTGCACATGAACTGTCCTCTAAAGCGGCCAATCACAAGGCTGGGACCGCCCACCCCCATCTGACTCTGCCcttaggggtcaaaggtcacgacCCCAGTGACCTCTGCACCTGCAGCGACCTGGAGTCCGGCGTGGCCGACCTCAGCAGCCACTCGTCTAGTGGCGGGGACGACGGCAAGGacc CAGACCCGTATGAAGCTGCTTCCACCACTGCCTGA